In Thamnophis elegans isolate rThaEle1 chromosome 13, rThaEle1.pri, whole genome shotgun sequence, one DNA window encodes the following:
- the HIC2 gene encoding hypermethylated in cancer 2 protein yields MELPNHAKHLLLQLNQQRAKGFLCDVIIVVENALFRAHKNILAASSMYFKSLILHDNLINLDTDMVNPTVFRQILDFIYTGKLLMTDQPGEQNFNALLTAASYLQLPDLAALCRKKLKRSGRSFAGRAGGASSVGRPPRSQRLATASVITRYSGSTEGMKGSQPKEMPKAKVSDDEVFMNSSNQENSHALSRGLGEGSNSTNGSCVDQELGLDLSKKSPSLPTVAPQDDTPHGESQRGSPRPASAPTANSASSFEESISGAPPALLDNCEPMEMDLSEDRQSLPEGNQRKSLRHSSRKKEWIKKDCAFDRKEGGGKGCEEGEGLPNGILMGPLCKSAERSLGLSPYGSEPPLHACKEEVENGKENSEDSGQSESENGGHSSANYVYRQEGYEPVAFGDNLYVCIPCGKGFPSSEQLNAHVEKHTEEELYIKEEGTFEDKEEEAEDLSNPNQPYTSESRPFKCSVCEKSYKDPATLRQHEKTHWLTRPFPCNICGKMFTQRGTMTRHMRSHLGLKPFACEECGMRFTRQYRLTEHMRVHSGEKPYECQLCGGKFTQQRNLISHLRMHTSPT; encoded by the coding sequence ATGGAACTGCCAAATCATGCCAAACATTTGCTCCTGCAGCTTAACCAGCAACGAGCCAAAGGTTTCCTTTGCGATGTGATCATCGTTGTCGAAAATGCCCTCTTCCGTGCCCACAAGAACATCCTGGCAGCCAGCAGCATGTACTTCAAGTCCCTCATCTTGCACGACAACCTGATCAACTTAGATACCGACATGGTCAACCCTACCGTGTTCCGGCAAATCTTGGACTTTATTTATACTGGCAAGCTCTTAATGACCGACCAGCCTGGTGAGCAGAACTTCAATGCTCTCCTCACCGCAGCAAGCTACCTCCAACTGCCTGACCTGGCGGCCCTTTGTAGGAAGAAGCTCAAGCGCAGCGGGAGGTCCTTCGCTGGCCGGGCTGGTGGAGCCTCCAGCGTCGGGCGGCCGCCTCGGAGTCAGAGACTTGCCACCGCTTCTGTCATTACTCGTTATTCAGGGTCAACCGAAGGGATGAAGGGCTCTCAGCCGAAGGAGATGCCAAAGGCGAAGGTCTCGGATGACGAGGTCTTCATGAACAGTTCCAACCAAGAGAATTCTCACGCCTTGAGTAGGGGCCTGGGCGAGGGGAGTAACAGCACCAACGGGAGCTGTGTGGACCAGGAACTTGGGCTGGATCTGTCCAAAAAAAGTCCCTCCCTGCCCACTGTAGCCCCCCAAGACGATACCCCACACGGAGAGAGTCAGCGCGGCTCCCCCCGGCCTGCCTCAGCCCCCACCGCCAACAGTGCCTCATCGTTCGAAGAGTCCATCTCTGGAGCCCCTCCCGCCCTACTAGACAACTGCGAGCCCATGGAGATGGACCTCAGTGAAGACCGCCAGTCCCTCCCCGAAGGCAACCAGCGAAAGAGCCTACGCCATTCATCGCGCAAGAAAGAGTGGATCAAGAAGGATTGCGCCTTCGACCGGAAGGAGGGCGGGGGCAAAGGTTGCGAGGAGGGCGAGGGGTTGCCCAACGGCATTCTGATGGGCCCCTTGTGCAAGTCCGCCGAGCGCAGCCTAGGCCTGAGCCCTTACGGCTCAGAGCCACCGTTGCACGCCTGCAAAGAAGAGGTGGAGAACGGCAAAGAGAATAGCGAGGACAGCGGCCAGAGTGAAAGCGAGAATGGTGGGCACAGCAGCGCCAACTACGTCTACCGGCAGGAAGGCTATGAACCGGTGGCCTTCGGGGACAACCTGTACGTCTGTATCCCATGCGGGAAGGGTTTCCCCAGCTCGGAGCAGCTCAATGCCCACGTAGAGAAACACACGGAAGAAGAGTTGTACATCAAGGAGGAAGGGACGTTCGAGGATAAAGAAGAAGAGGCCGAGGATTTGTCGAACCCCAACCAGCCCTACACCTCGGAATCGCGGCCGTTCAAGTGCTCGGTCTGCGAGAAGAGCTACAAGGATCCGGCCACCCTCCGGCAGCACGAGAAGACTCACTGGCTGACGCGGCCCTTCCCTTGCAACATCTGTGGCAAGATGTTCACCCAGCGGGGCACCATGACTCGGCACATGCGCAGCCACTTGGGACTCAAGCCCTTTGCCTGCGAGGAGTGCGGGATGCGCTTCACCCGGCAGTACCGGCTGACCGAGCACATGCGCGTCCACTCAGGGGAAAAGCCCTACGAATGTCAACTGTGCGGCGGGAAATTTACCCAGCAACGAAACCTCATCAGCCACTTGAGAATGCATACCTCTCCTACATGA